Below is a genomic region from Triticum dicoccoides isolate Atlit2015 ecotype Zavitan chromosome 5A, WEW_v2.0, whole genome shotgun sequence.
AAATGAACATTGTACTCTTTGACATCCAGCAAATCAGAACGAATAAGGGCAAAAATGATTTCACTATTAAACTTCTTCTCATCGTCCAAATAGATTACCTGCGCACAAAAAGTTGACAAGACAATTAAAAAACTTGTCTGTGAAGTCCCCAACCTGAGAACTGTGGAACAAATCACAGCAAACCAAGAGCCCAATTGATAAACTCCGTTCCTGAGAATTAAATATCAATAGGTGATCTCTGTCGCACAAGGGTTCAAATATGCTGCATAAACCTGTGCCAAGTGCTAATTCCAAAACGGAACTAACGGTTGTAATTTGTATCGTTAGTACGTTGTTTATTAACTGAATATTGTTTGGCAGCCCGCTCGCTCTTATGCACAACTGCATTACACTAAATTATCTCACAAGACACAAAAAGGTCGATTCACACTCATCAAAGGTAGTCTAACATACCAGACATATTGCAGACAAATGCAACTAATAAATAGAGGCATAACAAATTTAAACACGGCATTCAGATGAAATTAAGGCTCATTGATGGATATACGAgtgaaaggaggagggttgtgataggcttggcgagccaacgtaaaaactagccagtcccataggtatgaaaacccatttgagcgagaatagtactaggatgggtgacctcctaggaagtcctcgtgaaagggtttcatatctaagggttgtgataggcttggcgagccaacgtaaaaactagccagtcttttgggtatgaaacccatttgggcaagagtagtactaggatgggtgacctcctgggaagtcctcgtgaaagggtttcatatctagcctaccccaacttgtttgggataaaaggcttcgTAAGTAAGTAAGTAAGTAGATGGATATACGAGTGACATAGACCTTTGGATCAATAACAACAAACTACATTGACGTAGCACAACAAAATGAATTATGGAAAATCAGGAAAGCGAAAAAAGGCAACTAAAACAAAGGGTATATGCCATAAAGAAACATACGGAATTTGTTAGCTCCTTGACAACAAGCTTGCATACATCTCTTATCGCAACTAAGGTTGCTAGAGACCACATGACAAAACCGCTATTTGATGTGTTGTCATACAAACTTTTGAAAACCTGAGACCAAAGACACCAAGAAAAATATGTTAGAAGAACAATTGACAGAGTATTGTGAATAACAAAATGACCATGATTTACCTTTTGTGCAACAGCTAATGCAGCCTCATCCCGGTTAACACATTTGAGTAAGATATCAGGAACTTCCGCTACAACAGACTGAACAAGAgaacacaatgaagaagacatgttAGTAACAATTAGATAAGGTATATGAGTCTTTAATATACTAAACAATGAAACCATGCACGGTGTGATTAACTTCACAAAATGTTACAGCGACAGATCGATGAGCTGTTTGGTTCACAGCAAATATTGCCTAAAAACACAGTGGTGCACCACACTCGATAGTTCCTACACTTCTTAGTTGCTACACGGGATGATGACATATTGTTTCTCTTGCCACAGTATTCACACCTATTGTTTTGGTTCACAACACAGGACTACAGGAGCAGTGGCAGAGGCCACACGTTGCCTAAAGTGGAAGCACTGAATTCCTACAGAGTAGAAGTAATGAGGGAAGTAATGAGGGTTAACCTGGATTTCCACATCTTTACCATCCTTGGCAATCAAGACTTCCAGCTGGAGGGTAACAACAAATCAGTTAAGCAAAACAGAGATATGTACATGGAATTGAGATTTTAAATCAGAAAGTACAGAAGGTCGGAATTTATAGTAAAGTTCAAATTATTTACACTGAGATATATAAACATAAGAAACAAAATGAATGCAGATCGCTCTGCACCATCACAAAGACATATCAACAatgtgccactgacatgtgggcccacttGACAACCCCACATGTACGTGATGGCGTCttcaaaatgaaactaacctaaatatttctatctactgttaaataaataaagAGTCTCCAACAAACCAACTACTAAAGAGTccaacaaaaatgaagcatggcacaGGTGACAAAGAAGCACGTGTGGTGTGGGCAGTCTGTAGACGAAGCACAAAGTGGAGGCATATACATGCCTAGGCAGAACCAGACTAGTGAGCCAGTTTATATACTCGTATCCGAAGCGAAGAACAGGGCTGCTTTGGTTAGAAACTAAGATAAATTATCAGATGCATTCAACAAAAACTCCACATGataataataaaattaatagaACATATGATAACAAGTCCTAAATAAAAGACAATAGAGTTACTGACTCACATGGCTAATACATTTTAAAATATAAGGTGTTTTCTGTTATTACCCAGACCTGTCTGTTATATGTTGGCCTTTGGATCATAGAATATAAATTTAGGTATTCATTCTGATAGAAAGCAGCCATCAAATCATGACAAAATTGAATGATAGTTCATGTGTTGCTGATTATCAGTTCACATATATATATCTCCAAATTTACCTTTTGTGAAACCTGTTCGTATCTCTCCATAGCATCACCAGTGCTCAAAGTATCAGGTAAACCAGATCCTAGATTGTCAGAAAATGTAGCTGGAGGTGGCGTCATAACATTTAAATCCTGGTACATGATTGAAACAGGTTTCAGAAGTCTGTCATATATCATGTACACATGAAGTGAAGAAGAAATGTTATGTTGGTCGTGACCATTATTCCACCCGCAGGTAAGTCATTAGACATCAAGGGTGGAGATGTGGATGCATCACCAATGGTTCCACCAAGCCAGCCAGAAGAGTCGCTGATCCCAACTTGAGCAGGAGAATCACTACGAGGCACAAGGTGTTCATCAATCTAGGGATAGCAGTTCGAGCAAACCACATTTCAAAACCAAAAGGTACCAAAGTATGTGTACCTAGAAAGTTGTGCAGCGCCAGGAATCAATTCCTCATACACCAGCTCTGTAGGCTGAGTTAATGTAAGTGGAGCTGTTTGAGCAGACAAGAAAGCACTGGAAGCTTGTGCTAAACTTGGGCTGTAAGCTCGAGGTACACCAAAATTGCTCGATACAGCAGCTGTACCAGAACCTGCAGCACCAACACTTTGGCCATGACTCTGCCATACATGACCAAACTCCTGAAATCAACAACACAAGATGCAGCTAGTCACATGTACAGTACAGAAACATCGTGTGTTAATTCCAATTGACAATTTGAAGTCCTGGTGCTACACCTCATATACTCGTTGTTGGGCAGGAGACTCTGCCTTGGTATGGAATACTTCAGGTACAGGGGCAAATGGACCTTGAGCATAAGTAAAAGAGTCATAATATGTAGGACCAGCTGCCTCTCTTTTCTTCCTTTGTTGTGAAAAGGATTGAGTTATTTCACCCTCAATCGAATCAACAGCCTGCAAAATGGCATACATGTCATGAGGCAGTGAACTTGACCAACTTCGCGATTGTAGCTCATTGTTGGCAAAATGCTAATGGGGACATGCTCAGGGTGATTAGAAAAGGAGAGGAGGCAAGTTCCACAGTATGAAAGTAAATCACTGGTAGATATTGGCACTCAAATTGCTGAACTAGACTATAGAAGATCACATAATGCATGGAAACTCAAGAAAATGTGTCTAGACTTTTAAGAAACAGCAAATAAAGTATATGTTACTGTCTTGTTGAGTAGGACAAGGGACACGATAGCATGTCAAAGAGCTACCTTGCGCGCCGCTACAGACTCGATACTTGCACAGCCAAGATCCAAATTGTCGTTGATCAGAACCTGTACTACTTGCTCAAGAGTTTCGCTGTTGCTAGCAAGGTTTTGAGTAAGGCTTCGGAGATGAGACAGTAGCGCAACACGAAGCGGTTCCTACACGAGAGGGAAAAGGAAATAATATAATAGGTTGCACAAAAGATTAAAAACAATAAAAACAACCACAAGACAAAACAGAAGAACGTCACTGCTTATAGGGCTTAAAAACAAGCAAGAGGTACCTTGCAAGTAACATGGGCTAGACTTCCAGCTAATGTTCCGACCATCAAACGAGCCGAGCGATTTGCGGCACTGTAATCAGATTCCGTTGCATAATCCTTCAGGAATTAAAATATCAGTAACATAACAACAATTTCACTATGACAAAAAACTTTGAGAAAGAACACAAGGAAACCTTTAGAATAATTTCTTTTGTAGTTTTGCTTGCTATTGAGACACTTCTTTCAATGACTGGGAGTATTATCTCTTTGATAGCCTTATCCAAAGCCACACCCATGATTCTATGGAATAACAGGAGTTTATCAGCTAGTCAAATCCAAATTGTGTCAGATATTTATGTTTAGAAGCATCAAACATACTTGCTGAACTGCAACTGTGAGCCAAAAGGCAAAAGTTTTGAGCTTATTTTGAAGCGTATCTCATCATGTGGAATCAGCGACAAAAGCTGCAAACAACAGATGAGAAATTGCACAATAACATATAAAATCTAGTAACCCAGCAAAAGATGGGTGAAAATGGTAGCATGGCACACCTGAGTTAGAGAGAGTGGCGATGGCGATAGTGATACTAATGGTGTTTGTGAAGATGAGACCTGGGTCAAGGTGTGAGAGGGAACTTGCTCAGGCATCATTAGAGCAATTTTATCATCCTCCACCATACTGTTAGGAGGGAGACGAACAGGAGCAGTATACTGCATGCATAAAAAATGTGTAAATATAATAGAACAAGACTGCACCCCCTAACATGATTGAATTGATAACGCATGCCCAAGCCATCTTGACTCACCAAAGTTGGAAGGCTCAGGGTACGGGAAGTGCTATTGACCTCAGGCTGCAGGTCTACATGTTTTATTGGGGGGTTGACACCTGAAGAGACTTCTGCAGCCACTGGGGTTTGGGACGAAGCAACATCTTTGTTTGAAAAATCTGGGTTTCCCTCAACTTCACGTCCTCGATCTTTAAGAAGGGAAGTCGGTTTCACATCTTTCATGTCCACACTGAGGTTCTTAAACAGGACCTAAAATCCCACATAATAAGAGTTATAGAGTGTAAAAATAGAACAAAAGATAGTCAACAAGACAGTCTAACCAAAAAAGTTGACAACCTCAATGTCAAATTTTAGATTCATCTTCAGGTTTGGTAGATTATAGATCTCAGAAAGTAGACTAAGAATTCCCATTGTCCACGGATTTGGAGGACGATATGCTATACTTGAATGGCAAGGTTCGAGAATCTGCAGAGCAAGCACTGGTCAGATACCAGGCAGCATGTTTTATACAAATGAGAATGCTGCAAATACACACCTTTGAAGTGAATGGAATTACAGCAATCATAAGTCCTCTCTCATAAGCCTGAAATGATAATTTCAAAAGATTGTCAAGCATAATTGCTTAATACCACTTGGCAGAATCACGCCACCGATACATGCACGCAAATATAGGTAAAATGCAAGTTTTAGAAATAAATAAGACCCAAAACAAGTCAGGCATGGCCGAACGGTCTGTAGAAGGGAGGGAGAACTCAGTAACTGAACTCAGCGAAGAATATTTGGCAGAGTATGCAGTCAAAAAAGATCTAAAATGCAGAATCTGGTACAAAACAAGTACCTCCACAATAAGAGATTTCGGGTCAATTTCCTTGGCTCTTAATGTCTGGTTTCTTCCAATGGTAAATTTTCCCAACCAACTGCCCAAATTTTTTAGCAAGGAACGTTCCTCGGAACTAGATTTGATAAGATCTGATCTTAACAAAACCTGCACAGGAAAATCTTAAGGTTCAACAAGCTTGTTTTATGGTCAAGGCAGAAAAGGTAGACAAGTTAGAGTGACCACAACCTTGCAGTTCTCATATGTAGCTTTCAGCATCTCCTTACTCAAGGATCTTGAGTTAagtttgtcaaagaatttcaggtatAAATCATGAAAATTTGGCTCGATGCTTGCCCTGCAAAGATGGACATGGAATTAGTGCTTCAACGTTAGAAAAACTGGTGCAAAAAAGAGAGGAAATGAATGGGTATTGTACCTTTTCATGACCATGTACTGTGCAAACCAAGGATAATATTGTTCCTGAAGCACTTCATTAAATTCTTTCGCCTTGGCTTCCATATTAGAGGTGGATATATTGTTAATCATAAACAAGATCTTGTCCTGAACTTCAGATGGGGGAGTCTAGATGGAGAGGAAAATCAATTAGCCCAACCACATTGTGTATTCTCCCATGAGAGCACACCATGGAAAACAATAGCGATACGCCAATACCAACCTCAATTGGATTATCTCTTTGCTCCGCTGCTGCTACAAGTGTCTCAATATTTAAAGCATTTCCAAATCCCGTAGTGTAGGAATGTTGCCAGGGCAAAACTATAAAAAGGGACCAGAAAATAATTCATGGAGCGGTAGCATAGAGATTATAGAACAAATAAAATGTAATCACCACTCTTCTTGTGAAAATAACAAGTAATCAAGTCACCTGTCGAGGTATTCCGGGGGCGCAGAAAACTAGTGGAATGAGCACTATTTGACATGCTCGTAGAGTGAGCTAATGAAGGTGGAACAGTAGTCTGCAATTGAATATTTTCACAGTAGGTCAAAGAGAGACAGTTACTGGTGGCTAAGTTACACAAATAacataaaagaaagaaaaaaaagatcaGACACCAGCACTGCATCCAAGCATCTCACTTTTGGAAATATGAACAGGCAAGGTAACAGGAAagcatctactccctccattcctaaatatttgtctttttagatatttcaaatggactatcacatacggatgtatatagacatattttagagtgtagattcactcattttgctctgtatgtagtcacttgttgaaatctctagaaagacaaatatttaggaacgtagGGAGTAGAAAATCTTTAATACCCCCAGATGCCTTAGAAAAGTACCTTTAAATTAAAGGCTGAATCAGCAGATGCTGAAGGAACCGAAGGCTGACTAGGTAAAATGCTCTTATTCTGAGAGGTGCCGATGGAGATCTTGGACCTGTCTCCAAGGACACTTGGTTGCCTTTGCTGCAACGGGTAAGGTGTCCTTCCTAGCTGAGTTGGAGATGTACCCATTAACTGCCATGATGGTTCAGATGCCTAAAGAAATCCAACCATGTCAATGATGAAAAGGGATTAGGTCACAGCAGAACATATCAAAACAGTAGGAAAGTGGCAGGATCTTATTATCCTGAAAATTGCCGAACAATACATTCCTGGTGGCCAATCCACCTTCAGTTCCGATTCAACAGTTGCCAAGATTATTTACCCTCATTTAAGTTTTTGTGATGATTTACCTCCATGGCTTCAATAGATGACAATCCAGAAACAAGCTGCTCTGTAGAAAGCAAGTTGCCAGCGTTGGGCTCATTTTGACTTGATGAAATTCGGGCAAGTGCTCGCTCAATTGCAGAGACCATTTCAGCATGAGTAGCTCGAAGATGTGAAATCTGCAATATGTGATTGCAGTACTGTGGCCACTCTATTACACGATCCATGAATTGTTCCAATGCTGTCGTACCAAACATAAACATCTGCATCCAAATAACACGATCAGGACTACAGATTGCACAGATCAGTGAACATATGTGGATACCAAAATAAAACAGATTTGAGCTACCTTTGAATCAACAGACTTGCGTAAGGCATCAAGAACAGCGCGTAGAGCAATCCCAAGTCCGAGGTGGGCCACAAGTTCATGTTTGATAAGGGATCCTGTTTCAAAAGATGGAATTGGATTAGACAACAGCACAATTGAGTGGAGCAGATGATGACTTTTGCGCCTCAGCTGAGCATGTTCCAGGCATATAGACTACTAATGGACTACTATAACCTTAATTCAAATCTTGATGTAGCAGAAACAAACAGAGTGTGGAACACTATTGTACGTTACAGGCAACTAAACATGGATCCATAATGAAATAACGTAGAACATGTGGGCATTTTGCAGTCAGAGAGTTATCATAACCCCCATAAAAATACAATGCAACCTAAGCTTGTATTGTTTGGATAGCATCAAATAGCAAAGTAATATAAGGTCTTGATGGAAGAACGTGTGAATTGTTCTAACCAAATCTAACACGGTTAAAGCCTAAAACACAACAACCCTTTCAAGCTGTAATTTTCAAGACTGGGTAGTAGATCTGTACTTGTGTGGAAAAAGATTATGTTATATCAAGTCCAGCTAAGTCACGAGCAGTTTAAGCAACAAGATAGAGAACCAGAAAACAGTGCTTTAATGAGAAAGGTAACCTCAGGTCACGATTCAATATAATAAGTGGCTTATGAAGGTGTAGCAAAGTGAAGATATACTTACCAAATAGCACAGCAGCTAGTTTAAGCTGCTTATCCGGATACTTCGTAAAGAACTTGTATTCCTCAAACAGATTTGAGATCATACAATTAAAAATTGATTGCTCCCTGGAAATCCATAACATTCATGTAATCCATTTGTCAACAACTATCAGTGCAGGAAAAACTTTGCTAGACGAGGTTGGAGAACAAACAGAGCATACTAGTTAGTGGCGTGTGTTTATCATCTCATACAACGTTGGCAAAACAAACTTTGGAGGAAATAAATGCAGTCAGTGATTCAATCAGAAAACTTCTCAAAACAATCAATGTTGCGCGGGCTGTCTATCCAAAACTGAACTAAACAAGTTAAAATAACAATAATTTCTAGAAAGCCAGATAACTAAAAGACAGGATGGTGTAATTAAATCATGTCCTACACTGTAAAAGAGACCAATAATATTGTATTTCCGTGCTTGGGTTAGCTATAATCTTGAATATCCAACACTTCAGCTTATTACCATCAGTTGCTTGTAAGTTCCTTGTGCATACAGTTTTTTGCAGTGTTTCTATGTGACTACGTAAACCACAAGTTGAGTTAAACAGGCAATAACAAGTCATTTTCAAATTGATCTCAGAAATGCACCTCTTATCTGGAGATTCTTTGAAGCGAGTGAGCATTTGTATCATCACATCAATGTTTATCTGTCCAGAAAACATCTGGTGAAAATACGCATTTGCTTCTACTTCAACATCATCTGAACCTCCCTCCGAGGTAGGTATGTCCCTTGCTACAGGACCCTGATTTCTCGATTCATACAGAGCACACAACTCCCTTAGTTCATCCGAGAGTTGGTTGGATAAGAGCTGTCCCAAGTGAGACTGGAGAACCTGCAAATGCGTGTGACAATATTTACGAGTCGCAGAAAGATAGAGCTACTAACAAATTGCAGAAGCACAATAACCAAGAATCGGTCAAACCTTTATAAAGGGAGGACAAGCTTCCCAATACGTGTCCACAACACTAAATTGAGGTTGTTCCGCGGTACCCTCTACTGCATAAGATGCGGCATTCATAGCTTCTTTCAGGAAATTAACGCAGTCCTGGGAGTCAGAGCTCAGAGTGTAAATAGGGGAAACTAAAACTTTAGATGGCAATGAAAAGACTAAATTCATTCTTTTTTACTTGTCGCTTTGGACATCAACAGTCTCAATATACTCAAGTTTAAAGAAAACAGTCTCAATATACATATTTGACCACAACTCTTTGAATCACACTTTTAACAAATACATATAAAGTataaacattagctatacacatctGAACACAACTCTTTGAATCACAGTTTGGAAAGCATGAATACTGTACTGATTCAAAAGAGATTTTTATGAGAAGCCTAACAATAGCATTTGCAAATGAAAAATAAAGAAATTAGCCATCAAAGTGAAAAAAAAACATTGACTGCACGCGTACTAGAACAAGATCTAATAAAAATGGGGGCAAGTATTGAAGAATACAATAGCAGATTTAAAACTCCTGAACGAGTATGGAAAATGGCTAAGCATGCACCATCAAGAGATAGTAATTTAGGCATATAATCATGCATATTACCTCGACAAAACCGTCCTTGTATACAGTTAACTTCTCAGTGAGCCATTTCTCAAGATGGCTATGATCTTTCCTACAAGCAGCAGCCACCAATCTAATGCTAAATGTGAATGGAGTGGACTCGAGGACAGCAGATAGGATCTGTT
It encodes:
- the LOC119304291 gene encoding CCR4-NOT transcription complex subunit 1-like, with the translated sequence MVPLNHPGVAAEVRLVLQGATDAGRESVRRELCQLVDYGHDGCLLLLQVCLDEVLLNDREAKNLQLKHDLLSATFRYCLDKTFFSTCFCEALMQIKTGTDGLLETLSSALELSVAEKVGIGLALSDSDNSGMKLKGQQFAIAQIEKLCLNPNQSVPNDQIHEIVVFLHQTDGLTKHMDTFSNIASLLEVGQSPFFAPIPKDQHDVQSINHSRHLEMYLDSTNDDFESLLSEIGKEISMADIVTELGYGCTVDSTQCKEILSTFQPLDDVAISKLLGAVIGTQNSLAEAHNTYATFVSAIRNTHLSESPQLTTWNTDVLVDSINELAPSTNWVHVMESLDHEGFSIPDEAAFCLLMNIYGRACKDPFPLHAVCGSMWTNTEGQISFLKHAISAPATIFTFAHSSRLLALPDFASLGPGNHAWFCLDLLEVLCQLAEVGHTVSVRSMLDYPLGHCPELLLVGLGHINTAYNLLQFEVLSCAFPAILKDTTKRNVVNYLWHINPCLTLRGFVDAHSDPSCLLRIVDVCHDLKILSAVLESTPFTFSIRLVAAACRKDHSHLEKWLTEKLTVYKDGFVEDCVNFLKEAMNAASYAVEGTAEQPQFSVVDTYWEACPPFIKVLQSHLGQLLSNQLSDELRELCALYESRNQGPVARDIPTSEGGSDDVEVEANAYFHQMFSGQINIDVMIQMLTRFKESPDKREQSIFNCMISNLFEEYKFFTKYPDKQLKLAAVLFGSLIKHELVAHLGLGIALRAVLDALRKSVDSKMFMFGTTALEQFMDRVIEWPQYCNHILQISHLRATHAEMVSAIERALARISSSQNEPNAGNLLSTEQLVSGLSSIEAMEASEPSWQLMGTSPTQLGRTPYPLQQRQPSVLGDRSKISIGTSQNKSILPSQPSVPSASADSAFNLKTTVPPSLAHSTSMSNSAHSTSFLRPRNTSTVLPWQHSYTTGFGNALNIETLVAAAEQRDNPIETPPSEVQDKILFMINNISTSNMEAKAKEFNEVLQEQYYPWFAQYMVMKRASIEPNFHDLYLKFFDKLNSRSLSKEMLKATYENCKVLLRSDLIKSSSEERSLLKNLGSWLGKFTIGRNQTLRAKEIDPKSLIVEAYERGLMIAVIPFTSKILEPCHSSIAYRPPNPWTMGILSLLSEIYNLPNLKMNLKFDIEVLFKNLSVDMKDVKPTSLLKDRGREVEGNPDFSNKDVASSQTPVAAEVSSGVNPPIKHVDLQPEVNSTSRTLSLPTLYTAPVRLPPNSMVEDDKIALMMPEQVPSHTLTQVSSSQTPLVSLSPSPLSLTQLLSLIPHDEIRFKISSKLLPFGSQLQFSKIMGVALDKAIKEIILPVIERSVSIASKTTKEIILKDYATESDYSAANRSARLMVGTLAGSLAHVTCKEPLRVALLSHLRSLTQNLASNSETLEQVVQVLINDNLDLGCASIESVAARKAVDSIEGEITQSFSQQRKKREAAGPTYYDSFTYAQGPFAPVPEVFHTKAESPAQQRVYEEFGHVWQSHGQSVGAAGSGTAAVSSNFGVPRAYSPSLAQASSAFLSAQTAPLTLTQPTELVYEELIPGAAQLSSDSPAQVGISDSSGWLGGTIGDASTSPPLMSNDLPAGGIMDLNVMTPPPATFSDNLGSGLPDTLSTGDAMERYEQVSQKLEVLIAKDGKDVEIQSVVAEVPDILLKCVNRDEAALAVAQKVFKSLYDNTSNSGFVMWSLATLVAIRDVCKLVVKELTNSVIYLDDEKKFNSEIIFALIRSDLLDVKEYNVHLAKLIDGGRNKIATEFAMSLVQTLITQDSASISELQDVVDVLSKISRRPGSPALMQQVNEIARNNANNAPGFAFGKDKKVLPNRANKEENSVNDATVADSVAFQDQVAHLFSEWCQICDHPNASDAAYSRYVMQLQHIGLLKGDEFTERFFRILTELAVAHSLVSEQINAPGGLSQQSSHISYFPIDSYSKLVSVVIKNCSVEIGPNKGSLLPKILSVTIRVIQKDAEEKKASFNPRPYFRLFINWLNDLSTSELHHDGANFQVLAAFANAFHVLQPSRIPSMSFAWLELVSHRTFMARLLTGNSQKGWPFFQRLLIDLFKFMEPYLRTADLLEPVHLMYKGTMRVLLVLLHDFPEFLCDYHFSFCDVIPSSCIQMRNVILSAFPRNMRLPDPSTPNLKIDLLAEISLPPRIMSDVDGALKSKHMKADVDEYLKRPEGSSFLNDLKQKLVLPQNEANVAGTRYNVPLMNSLVLYIGIQAVQQLQANKANASASAQQINHNTMDIFQIETATEFFRYLVTNLDTEGRYLFLNAIANQLRYPNSHTHYFSFIILYLFAEAAQEHIQEQVTRVLLERLIVNRPHPWGLLITFIELIKNPRYNFWNRAFTHCAPEIKQLFESVAKSCGGGAGKAVDDGSDGGH